AATATTTAAATACATTAAATATTTTATTGTTTAAATAAGAGGTGGATAACATGCCAAATGATATGACGCATATCGATAAAATTCAAGCTCTTGCCTTTTCGATTGGAAAGAAAATGCAGACGGAGTTATTAGAACAAATGCAAGCGACAGGACTTACACCACCGCAGTTTTATATTTTAAAGATTTTAGATCATTATGGGGCTTCAAGAGCGACAACATTAGCGAAAAAGATGTATGTGAAGCCTAGCGCGATTACAGTGATGATTGATCGTCTAATCGATCAAGAACTTGTAGAACGCTATCACGACAAAGATGACCGTCGCGTTGTCATCATCGAGTTAACGAAAAAGGGGAAATCTAGAGTAGAAGAGGCAATGACAGCTCGTAACGAGCATATTGCAAAATACTTTTCACATTTAGAGTTGCAAGAAAGAGAAGATTTATTACGTCTCTTTGAGAAGTTAGAAACCATTATTTGTGGGACACAAGAGAAAAAAGAGAATAACTAAGAGGAATTGAGGAGATTACATGGAGCAACAAGAAAATCAAAATAGAAAGTTGTTGTTAATCGGTTTAATTATCGCGATGCTATTTGCTGCATTAGATGGAACAATTGTTGGTACAGCAATGCCACGTATCGTCGGTGACCTAGGTGGATTAAGTTTAATGACATGGTTAACAACAGCTTATATGTTAACATCAACGACAGTTGTACCAATTGCAGGTAAATTAGCGGATTTACTTGGTCGTCGTAACGTATATATAACAGGGCTAGTTATTTTCATGATTGGTTCGGCGTTATGTGGTATGGCAAATGGTATGACAGAATTAATTATTTTCCGTGGTATTCAAGGTCTTGGTGGCGGTATTATGATGCCAATGGCTATGATTATTATTGGAGATATGTTCACGGGGAAAGAACGTGCAAAATGGCAAGGTATTTTTGGTGCGTTATACGGCCTTGCTTCTGTAATTGGACCACAAGTTGGTGGTTGGATTGTAGATGCAGTGAACTGGAGATGGGTATTCTACATTAACTTACCGGTTGGTATTTTAGCAACAATCTTTATTGCAATGGGATTAAAATCGCATAAACAAACAGGACCAATTAAAATTGATATCGCTGGAATCTTTACGATGATTCTCGGTGTTGTAAGTTTATTACTTGCGCTAACGTTTGGCGGAAAAGATTATGCATGGGATTCTTGGCAAATTATCGGTTTATTTGCACTAGCTGTAATTGGTATTGTTAGCTTTGTTATCGTTGAAACGAAAGCTGAAGAGCCAATTTTACCAATGCATTTCTTTAAAAATCGCACATTTACAATACTGAATGCGATTGGATTCTTTATGAGTATTGGAATGTTCGGCGCGATTATGTTCGTACCATTCTTCATGCAAGGTATTGTAGGAGTAAGTGCTGCTGAATCAGGAACAATTATGACCCCAATGATGATTACAATGATTGTGATGAGTATTATCGGTGGGCAACTTGTATTAAAAGTTGGTGTAAAACCACAAATTATCGCAGGTATGCTTATTATGGCCGGTGGTTTCTGGTTATTAACAACGATGGATATGCACACAACGAAGCTTACAGCTACTTCTTATATGATGGTTATCGGTTTAGGAATGGGTCTTGTAATGCCGACATTAACATTAGCGTTACAAGAAAGCTTCCCGAAAAAAGACCTTGGTGTTGTAACATCATCAAGTCAGTTCTTCCGACAAATCGGTGGTACATTTGGTATTACAATTTTAGGATCAATTATGAATAACACTTCAGGTACGACATTAACAAAGAATTTAGTACCTGTATTAGATACATTCCCGAAAGAAGCGGGTCAAATGGTAACGAAATTTAAAGATATGATTCACACAGATCCACAAGGTTTATATTCGATGCTATTTAGCCCAGAGGCATTAAAACAAATGCCAGAAGCGTTCGCTAACAGCATTGTACCTATTTTGAAAAACTCTTTAGTAGACTCGCTTCATACTGTATTCTTAACAGGATTAGTATTTATCGTAGTAGGTGCCATCTTTACGATTTTCTTACAAAAAATTAAACTATCAGATCGTAAAAAAGATGCTGAAGAGCCTGCTGTAGAAGAAAAAGAAAAAACTGTATCATACTCATAATGAAGAAGCATCGCCTTATGGCGGTGCTTCTTTGAGTATAACCTTAAAAGCTTTTTAGTGAGAAATGATTGACGTATTTTTAGAAATACGTTATATTATTTTCTGTAAACGGTTACATGAAGTGAGGAGAAAAGAGAATGAGTACGATCAAAGACGTTGCGAAATTAGCGGGAGTATCTGTTGCGACCGTTTCCAGAGTTCTAAATAAAAATGGATATGTTCACGAAGATACATTAAAAAAGGTAGAACGTGCAATTGAGATGTTAGATTATAAGCCTAGTACAGTAGCGCGTTCACTGTATAATAAAAAGTCTCGTTTAATTGGCTTAGTTGTTCCAAATATCGTGAATCCATTCTTTCCGGAAGTTGCACGTGCCGTAGAAGATGTAGCACATAAACAAGGTTACACAGTTGTCCTTTGTAACTCTGATGAAAGTTTAGAAAAAGAGAAACAATATATTGATGTGCTTAGACAAAATAATGTAGATGGATTTATTGTAGCAACGAATCCACAAAATAGTGTTAATTACATGAATGTATCTGTTCCAGTTGTTGCGATTGACCGTATGTTTAATGAGCGTATTCCTACTGTATATGCAGATAACTATGCAGGAAGTCAGGCTGCGACAAAGTTGTTACTAGATAAAGGATGTAAACATATTGCACATATTCGCGGTCCACGTGATGTGAGTACTGCAAATGAACGCTTTGAAGGTTTTGTAGACGTTATTACGCAAAATAATCTTTCGTATATGATTGCAGAGAGTACGTTTGATCCAGCAAATAGTGAGCGTGTAGCGATGGAATTATTAGAAGAATACCCGCATATTGATGGTATTGTTGCTGGGAATGATTTAATTGCGATTGGTATTGTAAAGGCTGCACTTCAAAAGGGGATTGCCATTCCAGATGATTTACAAATTATCGGATTTGATGGAATTTCTTTAACGGAAATGATGTATCCATCTATTACAACAGTTGCACAACCGATATATGAAATGGGGAAAATTGCAACAGAGTTGTTGCTAGAGCAAATGGAAGGAAATACATTAGAAGAGAAACACTATCGTTTACCGATTGAAATTATAGAACGAAATACAACGAAGTAAGGAGATGAAACAGATGCCAAATATTGCAGTAGTAGGAAGCATTTCAATGGACTTAGTGGCTGTTTCAAAGAAACGGCCGAAAGCAGGAGAAACAGTAATTGGTGAAGAGTTTCATACAATCCCAGGAGGGAAAGGGGCAAACCAAGCAGTTGCTGCAGCTAGGTTAGGAGCAAATGTAGCAATGGTTGGAGCCGTAGGAAATGATGATTATGGAACAGTAGTTAGAAAAAATTTAGAGGACGAACGCGTTTTTATCGATTATGTGGTACCGGTTACAGATAGAACGACAGGAATTGCTCATATCGTTTTAGCAGAAGAAGATAACAGTATCGTTGTCGTACAAGGGGCAAATGCTTTTGTAAACAAGTCAGTGGTAGATCGCTCCAAAGACCTTCTTGTAAAAGCGGATATGGTTGTTCTTCAACTGGAAATTCCACTTGAAACAGTAAAATATGTATTAGCTATTTGTGAGGAACATAACATTCCTGTTATGTTGAATCCAGCGCCAGCACAAGTTTTATCAGAAGATATTTTAGAAAAAGCAACT
This genomic interval from Bacillus thuringiensis contains the following:
- a CDS encoding MarR family winged helix-turn-helix transcriptional regulator, yielding MPNDMTHIDKIQALAFSIGKKMQTELLEQMQATGLTPPQFYILKILDHYGASRATTLAKKMYVKPSAITVMIDRLIDQELVERYHDKDDRRVVIIELTKKGKSRVEEAMTARNEHIAKYFSHLELQEREDLLRLFEKLETIICGTQEKKENN
- a CDS encoding MDR family MFS transporter, producing MEQQENQNRKLLLIGLIIAMLFAALDGTIVGTAMPRIVGDLGGLSLMTWLTTAYMLTSTTVVPIAGKLADLLGRRNVYITGLVIFMIGSALCGMANGMTELIIFRGIQGLGGGIMMPMAMIIIGDMFTGKERAKWQGIFGALYGLASVIGPQVGGWIVDAVNWRWVFYINLPVGILATIFIAMGLKSHKQTGPIKIDIAGIFTMILGVVSLLLALTFGGKDYAWDSWQIIGLFALAVIGIVSFVIVETKAEEPILPMHFFKNRTFTILNAIGFFMSIGMFGAIMFVPFFMQGIVGVSAAESGTIMTPMMITMIVMSIIGGQLVLKVGVKPQIIAGMLIMAGGFWLLTTMDMHTTKLTATSYMMVIGLGMGLVMPTLTLALQESFPKKDLGVVTSSSQFFRQIGGTFGITILGSIMNNTSGTTLTKNLVPVLDTFPKEAGQMVTKFKDMIHTDPQGLYSMLFSPEALKQMPEAFANSIVPILKNSLVDSLHTVFLTGLVFIVVGAIFTIFLQKIKLSDRKKDAEEPAVEEKEKTVSYS
- the rbsR gene encoding ribose operon transcriptional repressor RbsR; this translates as MSTIKDVAKLAGVSVATVSRVLNKNGYVHEDTLKKVERAIEMLDYKPSTVARSLYNKKSRLIGLVVPNIVNPFFPEVARAVEDVAHKQGYTVVLCNSDESLEKEKQYIDVLRQNNVDGFIVATNPQNSVNYMNVSVPVVAIDRMFNERIPTVYADNYAGSQAATKLLLDKGCKHIAHIRGPRDVSTANERFEGFVDVITQNNLSYMIAESTFDPANSERVAMELLEEYPHIDGIVAGNDLIAIGIVKAALQKGIAIPDDLQIIGFDGISLTEMMYPSITTVAQPIYEMGKIATELLLEQMEGNTLEEKHYRLPIEIIERNTTK
- the rbsK gene encoding ribokinase — its product is MPNIAVVGSISMDLVAVSKKRPKAGETVIGEEFHTIPGGKGANQAVAAARLGANVAMVGAVGNDDYGTVVRKNLEDERVFIDYVVPVTDRTTGIAHIVLAEEDNSIVVVQGANAFVNKSVVDRSKDLLVKADMVVLQLEIPLETVKYVLAICEEHNIPVMLNPAPAQVLSEDILEKATYITPNEHECRIVLDDFTSPIEDLLAKYPNKLLMTEGSKGVRFHNGTEIVHVPSIAVDVVDTTGAGDTFNGALAVALSEGETLQKAIRFANIAGGLSVTKLGAQGGMPTRDRVREVQVIVG